A genomic window from Winogradskyella sp. J14-2 includes:
- a CDS encoding GumC family protein — protein sequence MDNQLNSSFFGEEDKIDVKQLVRQYLTYWPWFVIAVVVSLLSAYIYLRYAPRIFETYSKVKILDESEGLELPTSAFVFKRTNINLENEIEIISSFLIMEKVVRALNLNTVFYEEGTIQTKQIESLPLDYSQIIQADSVANTMSYKLVITDKGFQITNLDTDKVFNFNEHSTFAQNHRLPFNLKLNNQIPLADIIDTSYNIIFKTVKDATLALKSKIVVEAIGEQSDLLKLSIKGESKVLSENILNTLMEVFDKDGIKDRQLVSERTLDFIDARFEFLAKELDSIEIDRQGFKQDNNIVDIQTDAELGLQQRTKSEEEVFALENQLELSNLLVNSLISDSESALLPANIGIENVSINQLISEYNTAVINRDKLISSGGDNNPMVQLAISEVQNLKSSIDKSLRTYSAQVKASLNQLKRKNRQLAGRVSQIPEQERLFKAIDRQQKIKESLYLLLLQKREEAAINLAITEPSIKEVERALSSIKPISPKPTIVYAGALLAGVLIPFGVLYLIFMLDTKLHSKEDIVEVTSKIPVIGEIPDLKKKKDLIFNDPNDRSPLAESFRILSSNVDYILPVKDGEKGKVIYCTSTIKGEGKTYVSLNLSLALSSINKRVLLIGADLRNPQIHTHISEDKQKPGLSNYLHDVNYDWKNALIKGFEKHPNHNIILSGSIPPNPAHLLTNGRFKKLIEEAREVYDYVVVDTAPTILVTDTMLISQLADATIYIARANYTEKNLLKFSKDLSDSGKLKNMAYVINSVGASKSQGYGYNYGYSYGYGKTDNM from the coding sequence ATGGATAATCAGTTGAATAGTAGTTTTTTTGGTGAAGAGGATAAAATTGATGTAAAGCAATTAGTGAGACAATACTTAACCTATTGGCCATGGTTTGTTATTGCTGTGGTGGTTTCATTATTAAGTGCCTACATATATTTACGATATGCGCCACGTATTTTTGAGACCTATTCTAAGGTGAAAATTTTAGATGAATCCGAAGGCCTAGAGTTGCCAACATCTGCCTTTGTATTTAAGCGCACTAATATTAATCTCGAAAACGAAATTGAAATAATAAGTTCTTTCCTTATCATGGAGAAAGTGGTTAGAGCGCTAAACTTAAATACGGTCTTTTACGAGGAAGGTACAATTCAAACAAAACAAATAGAATCTTTACCGCTAGATTATAGTCAGATAATACAAGCCGATAGTGTGGCAAATACCATGTCTTATAAACTGGTAATAACCGATAAGGGATTTCAAATTACTAATTTAGATACAGATAAAGTCTTTAACTTTAATGAGCATTCCACCTTTGCTCAAAACCATAGATTACCTTTTAATCTAAAGTTAAATAATCAGATTCCTTTGGCTGATATTATAGATACGTCATACAATATTATCTTTAAAACTGTAAAGGATGCGACCTTAGCTTTAAAAAGTAAAATAGTCGTTGAGGCCATTGGTGAACAAAGCGATTTATTAAAACTCTCTATTAAAGGAGAAAGTAAAGTACTGTCAGAAAACATTTTAAATACCTTAATGGAGGTTTTTGATAAAGATGGAATAAAAGACAGACAGTTAGTTTCTGAACGCACCTTAGACTTTATAGATGCTAGATTTGAATTTTTAGCCAAAGAGTTAGACTCTATAGAAATCGATAGACAAGGTTTTAAACAAGATAATAACATCGTAGATATCCAAACAGATGCAGAGCTTGGGCTTCAACAACGAACAAAATCAGAAGAAGAAGTATTTGCTTTAGAAAACCAGCTCGAGCTTTCTAATTTATTAGTTAACTCTCTAATTAGTGATTCTGAATCTGCCTTATTGCCAGCTAATATTGGTATAGAGAATGTAAGTATAAACCAACTCATTTCAGAATATAACACTGCGGTTATAAACCGAGATAAGTTAATAAGCAGTGGTGGCGATAATAACCCAATGGTGCAACTTGCTATTAGTGAGGTACAAAATTTAAAATCTAGTATAGATAAATCTCTAAGAACATACTCAGCCCAAGTTAAGGCGTCTTTAAACCAATTAAAAAGAAAAAATAGACAATTAGCAGGAAGAGTATCTCAAATACCTGAACAAGAACGATTATTTAAGGCTATTGATCGACAGCAGAAAATAAAGGAGAGTCTTTACCTTCTATTACTTCAAAAACGTGAGGAGGCTGCCATAAATTTAGCCATTACAGAACCATCTATAAAAGAAGTTGAAAGAGCACTTTCTAGCATAAAACCAATATCACCAAAACCAACCATAGTCTATGCAGGTGCTCTACTAGCCGGCGTTTTGATACCTTTTGGAGTGTTATATCTCATTTTTATGCTAGATACTAAATTACACAGCAAAGAAGATATCGTCGAGGTTACTTCTAAAATTCCGGTTATTGGTGAAATACCCGATTTAAAGAAGAAAAAAGATCTTATTTTTAACGATCCTAATGATCGCTCTCCGCTTGCAGAATCCTTTAGAATTCTAAGTTCTAATGTAGATTATATTTTACCTGTTAAAGACGGTGAAAAAGGTAAAGTTATCTATTGTACAAGTACAATTAAAGGAGAGGGAAAAACATATGTAAGCCTAAATTTATCTTTAGCACTTTCTAGCATCAATAAAAGAGTATTGCTTATAGGTGCCGACTTAAGAAACCCTCAGATACACACACATATTAGCGAGGATAAACAAAAACCAGGCTTATCAAATTATCTTCATGATGTTAATTACGATTGGAAAAATGCTTTAATTAAAGGTTTTGAAAAGCATCCAAACCATAATATTATACTTTCAGGAAGCATTCCTCCTAATCCTGCACACTTACTAACCAACGGACGCTTTAAAAAACTAATCGAAGAAGCGCGAGAAGTATACGACTATGTTGTTGTAGATACAGCACCAACGATTTTAGTGACTGATACCATGTTAATTTCGCAATTAGCAGATGCTACGATCTATATTGCTAGGGCCAATTACACCGAGAAAAACTTATTAAAATTCTCTAAAGATCTATCAGATAGCGGTAAGTTAAAGAATATGGCCTATGTTATTAATAGTGTTGGAGCAAGTAAGTCTCAAGGCTATGGCTATAATTATGGTTATAGTTATGGTTACGGTAAGACGGACAATATGTAG
- a CDS encoding polysaccharide biosynthesis/export family protein — MKKRILSLFVLIVLSSCASKKEILYMQDAIEQNNSEVNYESANIQPNDILKITVESTIPEAAIPYNKSRAIGAQPQNLQVLQLDGYLVSVDNTIKFPVLGEISTANKTTKALEAEIKDRLISGGHLLDPTVNVRLINAKVTILGEVNKPGTYSFTEQNITILQALGYAGDLTINGKRDDILITREVDGVRKISHIDLTSASFMNSEFYFIKPNDNIIVSPNNPKVKSAGFVGNVGTILTIASLALSVTILLTR, encoded by the coding sequence ATGAAAAAAAGAATTTTAAGTCTATTCGTATTAATTGTTTTAAGCTCTTGTGCTTCAAAAAAAGAAATACTCTACATGCAAGATGCAATAGAGCAAAACAATAGCGAAGTAAACTATGAATCTGCAAACATTCAACCTAATGACATATTAAAAATAACTGTTGAAAGTACTATACCAGAAGCAGCAATACCTTACAATAAATCTAGAGCTATAGGTGCACAACCTCAAAATCTTCAAGTACTTCAATTAGATGGTTACTTAGTTTCGGTAGATAATACCATAAAGTTTCCGGTTTTAGGCGAAATTTCAACAGCAAACAAAACCACTAAGGCGTTAGAAGCAGAAATAAAAGATCGCCTAATCTCTGGAGGTCATCTTTTAGATCCAACTGTAAACGTAAGACTTATAAACGCTAAGGTTACTATTTTAGGTGAGGTTAATAAGCCTGGCACCTACAGCTTTACCGAACAAAACATTACTATATTACAAGCTTTAGGTTATGCAGGAGATCTAACCATTAATGGTAAACGAGATGATATTTTAATCACAAGGGAAGTAGATGGTGTGCGTAAAATATCTCACATAGACTTAACTTCGGCTTCATTTATGAACAGTGAATTTTATTTTATAAAACCCAATGACAATATAATAGTAAGTCCTAATAATCCAAAGGTGAAAAGTGCAGGTTTTGTAGGTAATGTAGGTACTATCTTAACAATTGCGTCATTAGCCCTTAGTGTTACAATTTTACTAACAAGATAA
- a CDS encoding MraY family glycosyltransferase: MIETLLENFTPENNIAIWLTAAFLLAFFIAYQTFPTILYVAKEKHLMDEPDSRSVHSDKTPTLGGIGIFVGLIVVMTIVGAFLNTKVLLLVMGGLTMLFFLGLKDDLTVLSARKKFMGQLLAAGLLIVFTDTRIIGFSKILDIDVLPYWISVGFTLFVYILIINAYNLIDGVDGLAGTIALSISGIFVHLFVNSNELSLATIAIALCGCLLAFLRLNFSQKNKIFMGDTGSMIVGFLLAFFTISFINIAQLDKDSAYFKASPALAFALLFYPLIDTLRIFFIRIVIHKTSPFKADKNHIHHRFIKRGYSHLMTTILICTINVIIIGIAFNLLHLNLNTQIIFLLLYGSTLYTLPFLIKKSANN; encoded by the coding sequence ATGATTGAAACATTGTTGGAGAACTTTACTCCCGAAAATAATATAGCCATCTGGCTAACAGCAGCATTTTTGTTAGCATTCTTTATTGCTTATCAAACATTTCCAACCATATTATATGTAGCAAAAGAAAAGCATTTAATGGATGAACCAGATAGTAGAAGTGTGCATTCTGATAAAACACCAACCCTTGGTGGCATTGGTATTTTTGTAGGACTCATTGTTGTAATGACTATTGTAGGGGCCTTTTTAAATACCAAGGTTTTACTTTTGGTAATGGGAGGTCTCACGATGCTCTTCTTTTTAGGACTTAAAGATGATTTAACTGTACTCTCTGCAAGGAAGAAGTTTATGGGGCAATTACTTGCGGCTGGTCTGCTTATTGTGTTTACAGATACTAGGATAATTGGATTTTCAAAAATTTTAGATATCGATGTGTTGCCATATTGGATATCGGTAGGCTTTACCCTTTTTGTTTATATTCTTATTATTAACGCATACAACTTAATTGATGGCGTAGATGGACTTGCAGGAACTATAGCATTAAGCATTAGTGGTATTTTTGTGCATCTCTTTGTAAATTCTAATGAATTGAGTTTGGCAACGATAGCTATTGCGCTTTGTGGATGCCTTTTAGCCTTTTTACGGCTTAATTTCTCTCAGAAAAATAAAATTTTTATGGGTGATACGGGCTCAATGATAGTAGGATTTTTATTAGCTTTTTTCACCATTAGTTTTATAAATATAGCGCAATTAGATAAAGATTCTGCATATTTTAAAGCGTCGCCAGCTCTAGCATTTGCCTTATTATTCTACCCTCTAATAGATACCCTAAGAATATTTTTTATAAGGATAGTAATTCATAAAACGAGTCCCTTTAAAGCAGATAAAAATCATATTCACCATAGATTTATAAAAAGGGGCTATAGCCATTTAATGACAACCATTTTAATTTGTACCATCAATGTAATTATAATAGGTATTGCCTTTAATTTACTACACCTTAATCTTAATACACAAATTATTTTTTTACTACTGTATGGTTCTACGCTTTATACGTTGCCATTTCTCATTAAGAAGTCAGCTAATAATTGA
- the wecB gene encoding non-hydrolyzing UDP-N-acetylglucosamine 2-epimerase produces MYHITIIAGARPNFMKIAPIIHAIKNAKQNGKAIDYRLVHTGQHYDKNMSGSFFEQLSIPEPHINLECSGGTQAEQTAAILVSFEKELMTNPADLVLVVGDVTSTMACALVAQKLHTKVAHVEAGIRSYDWTMPEEINRLVTDSITNYFFTTSELANQNLLKSGVKANQIFYVGNTMIDTLLKHRPNFKAPEVYGKLGLKPKSYIVMTLHRPANVDEEGQLKAMIEEIVGNTKDLPLIFPVHPRTAKILEHLKVSHPRLHMVAPLSYLEFNYLVENAKAVITDSGGITEETSVMNVPCMTLRDNTERPETITLGTNELVGTNPQAIKPYLEKLFNGEWKDYKTIPLWDGKTAERIVAHILNFAKK; encoded by the coding sequence ATGTATCATATTACAATAATAGCAGGTGCAAGGCCAAACTTTATGAAAATTGCACCCATAATTCATGCTATAAAAAATGCTAAACAGAATGGCAAAGCAATAGACTATAGATTAGTACACACTGGTCAGCACTACGATAAAAATATGTCTGGCAGCTTTTTTGAACAGCTTAGCATCCCAGAACCACATATTAACTTAGAGTGCAGTGGCGGCACACAAGCTGAGCAAACAGCAGCAATTTTAGTAAGTTTTGAAAAGGAATTAATGACAAATCCTGCAGATTTGGTTTTGGTGGTTGGTGATGTAACATCAACAATGGCTTGTGCTTTAGTAGCGCAAAAACTGCATACTAAGGTGGCCCATGTAGAGGCAGGTATTCGCTCTTATGACTGGACAATGCCAGAAGAGATTAACAGATTAGTTACTGATAGTATTACCAACTATTTTTTTACGACTTCAGAATTAGCAAATCAAAACCTCTTAAAGAGTGGTGTTAAAGCTAACCAAATATTTTACGTAGGAAATACAATGATAGATACCCTTTTAAAACATAGACCAAACTTTAAAGCACCAGAGGTCTATGGTAAATTAGGTCTCAAGCCAAAATCGTATATCGTAATGACGCTTCACAGACCAGCAAACGTCGATGAAGAGGGTCAGTTAAAGGCTATGATAGAAGAGATTGTTGGGAATACTAAAGACTTACCATTAATTTTTCCTGTGCATCCAAGAACAGCTAAGATCCTAGAGCATTTAAAAGTGTCACATCCTAGATTGCATATGGTGGCACCTTTAAGCTATTTAGAATTTAATTACTTAGTAGAAAACGCTAAAGCAGTCATTACAGATTCAGGTGGTATTACAGAAGAAACATCAGTTATGAACGTACCTTGTATGACGCTTCGTGATAATACTGAGCGACCAGAAACGATAACCTTAGGGACTAATGAGTTGGTAGGAACTAATCCGCAGGCTATTAAACCTTACTTAGAAAAACTTTTTAATGGAGAATGGAAAGATTACAAAACAATTCCGCTATGGGATGGTAAAACCGCTGAAAGAATAGTAGCACATATCCTAAATTTTGCTAAGAAATAA
- a CDS encoding WecB/TagA/CpsF family glycosyltransferase: MQFQALNNVITYAPKSRDQLIDYAFEHHKILVAVNAEKILHATDQSRAIINRNLGYPDGIGAVWALHKKGHKEVVKIPGCELWLDIVAKHHKTKTFYLVGGKQEVIDQTVAKLKENFKGINICNYRNGYIKNEVQEKALIQDIVKHQPDVVFVAMGSPKQELLMERIQQKHQAVYQGLGGSFDVYTGHVKRAPKWWVKNNLEWAYRLINQPSRIKRQIHLVRFLANLMLGKY; this comes from the coding sequence ATGCAGTTTCAAGCCCTAAATAACGTCATTACTTACGCGCCAAAATCTAGAGATCAACTTATAGACTACGCTTTTGAGCATCATAAAATATTGGTGGCAGTAAATGCAGAAAAGATTCTACATGCTACAGATCAAAGTCGCGCTATTATTAACCGAAACTTAGGCTATCCAGATGGTATAGGTGCTGTTTGGGCATTACATAAAAAAGGACATAAAGAGGTCGTTAAAATCCCAGGATGCGAACTTTGGCTAGATATTGTAGCAAAACACCATAAAACAAAGACGTTTTATTTGGTAGGTGGGAAACAAGAAGTTATAGATCAAACCGTTGCAAAGCTAAAAGAAAACTTTAAGGGCATTAACATATGTAACTACAGAAATGGCTACATAAAGAATGAAGTTCAAGAAAAAGCGCTTATTCAAGATATCGTTAAACACCAGCCAGATGTTGTCTTTGTAGCTATGGGCTCACCAAAGCAAGAACTACTCATGGAACGCATACAGCAAAAACATCAAGCCGTATATCAAGGCTTAGGAGGAAGTTTTGATGTCTATACAGGTCATGTAAAACGTGCCCCAAAATGGTGGGTAAAAAACAATCTAGAATGGGCATACAGGCTCATTAACCAGCCATCAAGAATAAAGCGTCAAATACATCTGGTGCGTTTTTTAGCAAATTTAATGTTAGGGAAATATTAG
- a CDS encoding delta-aminolevulinic acid dehydratase has protein sequence MRTIKFNDSFQNLKSYCEDQNFAGWDPYDGLNSKVFQALPLKHWDIARLAWIQGFKRSPINLRKLLLVPKQHNSKGIALFLLGYCRLYEAASQGKIEFGTSETLVEKIKYLTQLLLDMKVEGYAGACWGYNFDWQARRLFLFKKNTPTVVATAFCVEALIESYKITQDENVLNTALSSAEFVLQDLSRTEHGTGHIFSYSIKDGNNTVINASLLGAKILSYAYKYKKKQTYLDMAKKAVVAACDLQEDDGSWIYGLLPVQSWKDSFHTGFNLDALETYQQNTDDTAFQKYIDKGWDYYTEHFFEADGKPKYYHDKTYPIDIHCPAQVIVTASKLNTFTKHLELLERTLNWTIENMQSKKGFFYYQYRQGLSSKISYMRWSNAFMFNAMAHYYLEINK, from the coding sequence TTGAGAACCATAAAATTTAATGATAGCTTCCAAAACCTCAAATCCTACTGCGAAGACCAAAACTTCGCAGGCTGGGACCCTTATGATGGTTTAAATTCTAAAGTGTTTCAAGCATTGCCTTTAAAACATTGGGACATAGCAAGATTGGCTTGGATACAGGGCTTTAAGCGTAGTCCTATTAATCTTAGGAAACTATTGCTGGTGCCTAAGCAGCACAACTCAAAAGGGATAGCATTATTTCTTCTGGGCTACTGTAGGCTTTACGAAGCAGCAAGTCAAGGCAAAATCGAATTCGGAACCTCAGAAACACTTGTAGAGAAAATTAAGTATCTAACCCAACTACTTTTAGACATGAAAGTAGAAGGCTATGCAGGCGCATGTTGGGGCTATAACTTCGATTGGCAGGCAAGACGACTATTTCTATTCAAAAAAAATACACCAACAGTAGTGGCCACTGCCTTTTGCGTAGAGGCACTAATAGAAAGCTATAAAATAACACAAGACGAAAACGTGCTAAATACAGCCCTGTCATCAGCAGAATTTGTATTGCAAGATTTATCCAGAACCGAACACGGTACTGGACACATCTTTTCTTACAGTATCAAAGACGGTAACAATACGGTAATCAATGCCTCGTTATTAGGAGCAAAAATTTTAAGCTATGCCTACAAATACAAAAAAAAGCAAACGTATTTAGACATGGCAAAAAAAGCAGTGGTAGCGGCCTGCGATTTACAAGAAGACGATGGCTCTTGGATTTATGGATTATTACCAGTACAATCTTGGAAAGACAGTTTTCATACGGGTTTTAATTTAGATGCCTTAGAAACCTATCAGCAAAATACAGACGATACCGCATTTCAAAAATACATAGATAAAGGTTGGGACTATTACACAGAACACTTTTTTGAAGCAGACGGCAAACCAAAATATTATCACGATAAAACCTATCCTATAGATATCCATTGCCCAGCACAAGTTATAGTAACAGCCTCAAAATTGAACACCTTTACAAAACATTTAGAATTATTAGAGCGTACACTAAACTGGACGATAGAAAATATGCAGTCTAAAAAAGGCTTCTTTTATTACCAATACAGGCAAGGATTGAGTTCAAAAATTTCATATATGCGATGGAGTAATGCCTTTATGTTCAATGCTATGGCACATTATTATTTAGAAATAAACAAATAA
- a CDS encoding bi-domain-containing oxidoreductase, with protein MQQLTQKLGSGDMMIQDVPYPQLGKGMVIVKNHYSIISAGTEGSTVVAARKSLIGKAKERPQQVKQVIDTLKKQGPVQTYRAVMKKLDAYSPLGYSCAGEVIEVGEGVTEFEIGDKVACAGAGYANHAEIVAVPVNLCVKLENDANLKDAAYNTLGAISMQGVRQADLRLGESCVVIGLGLLGQLAALILKASGVTVIGVDVSEAAVNQAVENNVVDLGLTRHAAGVEEQILNATKGHGADAVIIAAATSSVDPINFAGAMARKKGKVVVLGAVPTGFDRDPYWYRKELELKMACSYGPGRYDLNYEEKGIDYPLPYVRWTEKRNMEAFQSLIATGRINIGYLTTHEFDFDNAKDAFDLVVSKSEPFTGIALKYDTSKDISKAKIATSAATKLGKVNISFIGAGSYAQGNLLPNIPETSEVGRVGVLTNTGTTSKRVAEKFKFQFCATEEADVLDDKTNTVFVATRHDSHGPYVLKSLQANKNVFVEKPLCLLESELEQIIEAQATSKKAVMVGFNRRFSPLTKKLKKAVGNNPMTMIYRVNAGAIPKDTWIQDAEIGGGRILGEACHFIDYLTYLNGSLPTKITASALPDANQLNDTLNILIQFENGSSGVIGYYANGPKAMTKEYVEVFSAGMSATLSDFKELKIYGKGKPKKKKILNQNKGQKEMVEAFVDGLLKEGQAPIPFKDIVAVTKASFKVLESIKRGGEQVDV; from the coding sequence ATGCAACAACTCACACAAAAACTAGGCTCAGGAGATATGATGATACAAGACGTACCCTATCCGCAATTAGGCAAAGGCATGGTCATTGTAAAAAACCATTATTCCATCATAAGCGCAGGTACAGAAGGCTCAACGGTGGTAGCCGCTCGCAAAAGTCTTATTGGTAAAGCAAAAGAGCGCCCGCAACAAGTAAAACAAGTGATTGATACCTTAAAAAAGCAAGGGCCCGTACAAACCTATAGAGCAGTGATGAAAAAGCTCGATGCCTATTCACCGTTAGGTTACAGTTGTGCTGGTGAAGTGATAGAGGTTGGTGAGGGAGTCACTGAGTTTGAAATTGGTGATAAGGTAGCATGTGCAGGCGCAGGATACGCTAACCATGCTGAAATTGTAGCGGTTCCGGTAAACCTTTGTGTAAAATTAGAAAACGATGCCAACCTTAAAGATGCAGCCTACAATACATTGGGTGCTATTTCTATGCAAGGAGTGCGTCAGGCAGATTTAAGATTAGGAGAATCTTGTGTGGTCATCGGCTTAGGTCTATTGGGTCAGCTAGCTGCATTAATCCTCAAAGCATCTGGTGTTACGGTGATTGGTGTAGACGTGTCAGAAGCTGCGGTTAATCAAGCTGTAGAAAATAACGTTGTTGATTTAGGATTAACGCGACATGCAGCTGGAGTTGAAGAGCAAATCTTAAATGCTACAAAAGGTCATGGAGCTGATGCGGTGATTATAGCTGCGGCAACCTCAAGTGTAGATCCAATTAATTTTGCTGGTGCTATGGCGCGCAAAAAAGGTAAAGTAGTGGTTCTGGGTGCTGTGCCAACAGGGTTCGATCGCGATCCGTATTGGTATCGTAAAGAGTTAGAATTAAAAATGGCATGTTCTTATGGGCCAGGGCGCTATGATCTTAATTATGAAGAAAAAGGTATAGACTACCCATTGCCTTACGTGCGTTGGACAGAAAAACGAAACATGGAGGCCTTTCAGAGTTTAATAGCAACTGGTCGTATTAATATTGGCTACTTAACCACACATGAGTTTGATTTCGATAATGCCAAGGATGCTTTCGATTTGGTAGTGTCTAAATCAGAACCGTTCACAGGTATTGCTCTAAAATACGATACATCTAAGGACATTTCTAAAGCTAAAATAGCAACATCAGCTGCTACTAAGCTCGGAAAGGTTAATATATCTTTTATTGGCGCTGGGAGTTATGCCCAGGGCAATTTATTGCCAAATATTCCAGAAACTTCAGAAGTCGGTAGAGTAGGTGTATTAACAAATACAGGGACAACATCAAAGCGTGTCGCAGAAAAGTTTAAGTTTCAATTTTGTGCTACAGAAGAAGCCGATGTTTTAGACGATAAAACCAATACAGTTTTTGTGGCGACGCGTCACGATTCGCATGGGCCTTATGTTTTAAAAAGCCTGCAAGCCAATAAAAATGTGTTTGTAGAAAAACCGTTGTGCTTGCTAGAGTCAGAATTAGAGCAAATTATTGAAGCACAAGCAACAAGTAAAAAAGCAGTAATGGTTGGCTTTAATAGACGCTTTTCGCCTTTAACCAAGAAACTTAAAAAAGCAGTTGGTAATAACCCAATGACCATGATCTACAGAGTTAATGCAGGTGCTATACCAAAAGATACATGGATACAAGATGCCGAAATAGGTGGTGGTAGAATTCTAGGAGAAGCCTGCCATTTTATAGACTACTTAACATATCTCAACGGAAGTTTGCCAACAAAGATTACGGCATCAGCATTACCAGACGCCAATCAGTTAAATGATACGCTAAATATTTTAATTCAATTTGAAAATGGGTCTTCAGGTGTTATTGGGTATTACGCTAATGGACCTAAAGCAATGACCAAAGAGTATGTTGAGGTATTCTCAGCGGGTATGTCTGCAACATTGAGCGATTTTAAAGAGTTAAAAATTTACGGAAAAGGGAAGCCAAAAAAGAAAAAGATCCTTAATCAGAATAAAGGTCAAAAGGAAATGGTAGAAGCTTTTGTTGATGGTTTACTTAAAGAGGGTCAGGCACCAATCCCCTTTAAAGATATAGTAGCAGTAACAAAAGCGTCATTTAAAGTATTAGAATCTATAAAGCGTGGTGGAGAACAAGTCGATGTATAA
- a CDS encoding glycosyltransferase family 4 protein → MSKNILVIGADLTSNGGIASVIKSHYKAYQSKEFPFKLFLLKTNHYKDKSLVFEVLILFKAFFQCLYFILFKKVKIVHIHSSAKVSFFRKSIFLLLSKITGRKIILHLHSSDFYGFFLTKNRRLKRYINFIFNRADRIVVLCTDWENKLREAYNLKHVVRIANPINLENISNQDHKIANNDNEFTLAFVGFLIESKGIKDLLMAMKQLKDRSYSSIKLTIAGKGELEAYINKFITEHQLSQSVDYIGWVSGEDKDNLYKKSDTFILPSYKEGMPISILEAMNFGLPIISTNISGIPDVITVPRNGFLVTPGNVDEIVNAVLHCYKDKELRKTISQNNLKDIKRFSAHQIFNQITEIYSDLLN, encoded by the coding sequence ATGAGTAAGAATATTTTAGTAATTGGTGCAGACCTAACTAGTAATGGCGGTATCGCTAGTGTAATAAAATCACATTACAAGGCTTATCAATCAAAAGAGTTTCCTTTTAAATTGTTTTTGCTTAAGACCAATCATTATAAAGACAAATCACTGGTTTTCGAAGTTCTAATTTTGTTCAAAGCATTCTTTCAGTGTCTGTATTTTATACTGTTTAAGAAGGTGAAAATTGTACATATACATTCTTCTGCAAAAGTCAGTTTTTTTAGAAAATCTATATTTCTTCTGTTAAGTAAGATAACTGGTAGGAAAATAATATTGCATTTACATTCTAGCGATTTTTATGGGTTTTTTCTAACAAAGAATAGACGATTAAAAAGATATATTAACTTTATATTTAACAGAGCTGATAGGATTGTTGTATTATGTACAGATTGGGAAAATAAGTTAAGGGAAGCCTATAACTTAAAGCATGTGGTCAGAATAGCAAACCCTATAAATCTTGAAAACATATCTAATCAAGACCATAAGATAGCAAACAACGATAATGAGTTTACTCTAGCCTTTGTTGGGTTTTTAATAGAATCTAAAGGAATAAAAGATCTATTAATGGCCATGAAACAACTTAAAGACAGGAGTTATTCAAGTATTAAGTTAACCATTGCAGGTAAAGGCGAATTAGAAGCATACATCAACAAATTCATTACAGAGCATCAATTGTCGCAAAGTGTAGATTATATAGGATGGGTTTCTGGAGAAGATAAAGACAACCTTTATAAAAAATCCGATACCTTTATACTGCCATCTTACAAAGAAGGTATGCCAATCTCTATTTTAGAAGCAATGAATTTTGGATTGCCAATAATTTCAACTAATATATCTGGCATACCAGATGTAATTACGGTACCTAGAAATGGATTTTTGGTTACACCTGGCAATGTTGACGAAATCGTTAATGCAGTACTACATTGTTATAAAGACAAAGAATTAAGAAAAACGATAAGCCAAAACAATCTTAAGGATATTAAAAGGTTTTCGGCACATCAAATTTTTAATCAGATTACAGAGATTTATTCAGATTTACTTAATTAA